The stretch of DNA TTGTGGTCATGTGGCGGCGGGCGTGTTTGGTTAGGTGATCGCTGCGCATGAACCGTCGCTCACACACTGGACAAACAAATTTCTTCTCTCCAGTGTGCGTGCGCCGATGACGGGAAAGCTCGTCAGATCGGGCGAACCTCTTGTCACACCCATCCCAGCTACAGCTGAAGGGCTTCTCACCTAAAAGCAAGAAACAAGagagacaaaagaagaaaacaagtgAGTCACACTGCTGTCATAAAAAACGTCATTGGGCTTAGCCGAGATAAACAATGAGCTCACTGTCTTGGGGGGAAAAACAATGTGAAGGAAAGAATCTTTAACAAACAGGATGCATCACTCATCTGTGTTAGTCACTTCCCTGTGGAAGTCTGTGCAGTAAAccctcacctgtgtgtgttcgAAGATGAGCCTTGAGGTGTGAGCTTTTGAAGTACGTCTTCCTGCAGCCTGGGAAGTTGCAGACGTAGTTTCTTCTGCGAGAGAAGTCCATCTTTGTAgctgttgtgctgctgctgggcccTGCTGGAACGTACACAGGGGCTGGGGCCAGAGGTAGCAGCTTGGTGTTGCCCAAGGTCATGACAGTCTGAGGGCAGTGAGGGGCCTGTGAGACTGAGGACTGGGGGAGAACCAGCATCACTGTGCCCTGGGGCACTGCTGAGCCCACGATGAGGGACTGCTGGACAGAGGTGGTGTTTGCTGAGGCGGGCTGGGGCAGGATGGGAGCGGTGGCAGTCCGAATTCCAGTACTGGATGTCTGAACCGCACTGGGGATGAAGGCTGAGATTAtacctgattggctgctgacTGGGAACATCTGGCAGATGATTTGAGGGCTGTTgactggaggaggagacagggtTGTGGGAATGGGTGGGCTGTTCTGTAGTTGGGTGCTGACAGGAGTGGGTGTGGAGACACTGTCCAAACAGGGTTTGGGTGGACTGGCCTGCTCTGTTTTGAGggtgggagcaggaggagatggaggtgtgGTTATCGGCTCAGTATTTGTAATaccttgttgctgctgctggcagaccATTGTAGCTGTTACTATGTCTTTAGTTTTCTCTGAACTGGGGGCCACTGGAATGTGGTGTTGGCAGAGGGTTCTGTCTGCGGTGTGGCGGATGACGCTCGTCGCCATGGCTCTGCAGGGCTGTGGCAACGgaggtgggagggagggggtcTGTTCAGCAATGGGCGGCAGTCCAGGTTGATGGGGGCCGGACACACATCGCTGCGTAGAGTTTGACTGGAGCGTGGTGCTGGATGATGTTTCGACAAAGCTGGGACTGTGAGGGGGGGTCATACACTGCAAAGAGACAGTTGAAGGATTAAAGCATG from Parambassis ranga chromosome 22, fParRan2.1, whole genome shotgun sequence encodes:
- the LOC114428067 gene encoding Krueppel-like factor 11, with amino-acid sequence MPSRKYTEMDAHATEYMDHCGSYAKRRRHDSEQSASSGTSSCSSGLEYTDLEAAEALVCMSSWGQSLFLNKPNPCKPRPLTPASDSCDSLLPPEISEPPKDFVSLSSLCMTPPHSPSFVETSSSTTLQSNSTQRCVSGPHQPGLPPIAEQTPSLPPPLPQPCRAMATSVIRHTADRTLCQHHIPVAPSSEKTKDIVTATMVCQQQQQGITNTEPITTPPSPPAPTLKTEQASPPKPCLDSVSTPTPVSTQLQNSPPIPTTLSPPPVNSPQIICQMFPVSSQSGIISAFIPSAVQTSSTGIRTATAPILPQPASANTTSVQQSLIVGSAVPQGTVMLVLPQSSVSQAPHCPQTVMTLGNTKLLPLAPAPVYVPAGPSSSTTATKMDFSRRRNYVCNFPGCRKTYFKSSHLKAHLRTHTGEKPFSCSWDGCDKRFARSDELSRHRRTHTGEKKFVCPVCERRFMRSDHLTKHARRHMTTKKIPSWQTDVRNLNKMAAGKTPPTKPSVTTLSMLVPAGSK